The following are from one region of the Klebsiella aerogenes genome:
- a CDS encoding DUF4194 domain-containing protein has translation MAGFFDKLINRSVTANAGSESESLDEEVAEALVEETATNSETRTLKKIREATQELLKYGLLEETSKPNLYRVALTHPEEVTHILEPLDLDIGIDEIRGLLYVKVRLDETPEQDEWSHPLVRRQRLNLEQSLLVAILRQHFVAWEQESGTGASQAQIAIDDLLPQLQIYLGDPGSESKERTRLLTLLDQLKGHGLVTSPDAHERIVIRPIIAHLADPMNLQALLAWLREQIARQTSPDNASEKDSSEEDV, from the coding sequence ATGGCGGGCTTTTTTGACAAACTGATTAACCGGAGCGTTACTGCAAATGCAGGCAGTGAATCAGAATCGTTGGATGAAGAAGTTGCCGAAGCATTGGTTGAGGAAACTGCAACCAATAGCGAAACGCGAACACTGAAAAAAATACGTGAAGCGACTCAGGAATTGCTCAAATACGGCCTGCTGGAAGAGACCAGTAAACCTAATCTGTACCGCGTGGCACTGACTCACCCTGAAGAGGTTACTCACATTTTGGAACCTCTCGATCTGGATATTGGCATTGATGAGATCCGCGGTCTGCTGTATGTCAAAGTCAGACTTGACGAAACGCCAGAGCAGGATGAGTGGTCTCACCCTCTGGTGAGACGGCAGCGGCTTAACCTGGAACAATCATTATTAGTTGCCATACTGCGTCAGCATTTTGTTGCCTGGGAGCAAGAAAGTGGAACCGGTGCCAGCCAGGCGCAGATCGCTATCGACGATCTCCTCCCTCAGCTCCAGATTTACCTTGGCGATCCGGGGAGTGAATCAAAAGAACGTACCCGGTTGCTTACCCTGTTGGATCAATTAAAGGGTCATGGGCTGGTCACGTCGCCGGATGCGCATGAGCGGATCGTGATTCGTCCGATTATTGCTCATCTTGCCGATCCGATGAATCTTCAGGCATTACTGGCATGGCTGCGGGAACAGATTGCCCGGCAAACCTCCCCGGATAACGCGTCAGAAAAGGATAGCAGCGAGGAGGACGTATGA
- a CDS encoding DUF3375 domain-containing protein, whose product MEENTRQRTENYISAKNQHPAWILLATRRSPLILSCLKTLFEKSNDGIPLEDAIQSLTGILVEHVSQEQYEINQDNPSLQASRELREWIKRRLIVERDGRIFATDALEVAITFVESLDNRFMTSTASRLSTVQREIENLETRLNPNPANRVATLRRRIAELERELQEVEAGHIEVLEAHQAVEHIREVFNLASSLRADFRRVEDSWREADRALRQSIIGEQYHRGDIVERLLNDQDALLNTPEGRVFDSFQQQLRQSAELKAMSERLRVILSHPSASDALSRLQRHDLRWLVKRLNDESQTVLQARARSERDVRGFMKTGLAAEHHRVGHLLNEFLNLALKLDWQRQVIRKQEVPLPAIGVAVTGVPAIERLRFKEVDGEAEQTLDLSNHAADLTQIGDDFWDAFNGLDREALIQQTLQLLAKENRPIGLAELAALLPPAHDLETFAVWIGMAREAGIEVIDSQREFAELSDGEGRRWRFNLPITGLESQALMDIDWE is encoded by the coding sequence ATGGAAGAAAACACAAGGCAGCGTACGGAAAATTATATTTCAGCAAAAAACCAGCATCCTGCCTGGATACTTCTTGCTACCCGTCGTTCCCCACTGATACTGAGTTGCCTGAAAACGCTGTTTGAAAAATCAAATGATGGTATCCCCCTTGAGGACGCGATTCAGTCCCTTACCGGTATTCTTGTCGAGCATGTGAGTCAGGAACAGTATGAGATTAATCAGGACAATCCGTCTCTTCAGGCCAGTCGTGAACTACGAGAATGGATAAAACGGCGTTTAATTGTCGAGCGGGATGGACGTATCTTCGCCACCGATGCGCTCGAGGTCGCGATTACGTTTGTTGAGTCACTGGATAATCGTTTCATGACCTCTACGGCTTCCCGTTTATCCACCGTACAGCGAGAAATTGAAAATCTGGAAACCCGGCTGAATCCTAATCCGGCAAACCGGGTTGCAACCTTACGTCGCCGTATTGCCGAACTGGAGCGTGAATTACAGGAGGTGGAAGCCGGGCATATTGAGGTGCTGGAAGCGCATCAGGCGGTTGAACATATTCGCGAGGTCTTCAATTTAGCGTCCAGCCTGAGGGCTGACTTTCGTCGCGTGGAAGACTCCTGGCGCGAGGCAGATCGCGCGCTTCGGCAATCCATTATCGGTGAGCAATATCACCGCGGCGATATAGTCGAACGCCTGTTAAACGATCAGGACGCGCTGCTTAATACGCCGGAAGGGAGAGTCTTCGACAGTTTTCAGCAACAGCTCCGCCAGTCCGCTGAGTTGAAGGCAATGAGCGAGCGACTGCGCGTCATCCTTAGCCATCCTTCTGCTTCCGATGCACTCAGCCGTCTACAGCGCCACGATTTGCGCTGGCTGGTTAAACGCCTGAACGATGAATCGCAAACCGTACTTCAGGCGCGCGCTCGTAGCGAGCGCGATGTTCGCGGTTTTATGAAAACCGGTCTTGCTGCTGAACACCACCGTGTTGGCCATCTGCTTAACGAATTTCTGAATCTGGCATTAAAACTCGACTGGCAGCGCCAGGTTATTCGCAAACAAGAGGTTCCACTTCCTGCCATTGGTGTGGCAGTAACGGGTGTCCCTGCTATTGAACGCTTGCGTTTTAAAGAAGTGGACGGTGAAGCGGAACAGACATTGGATCTCAGTAATCATGCGGCGGATTTAACGCAGATTGGTGATGATTTCTGGGATGCTTTCAATGGTCTCGATCGTGAGGCGTTGATTCAGCAGACGTTGCAGCTTCTGGCAAAAGAAAATCGTCCCATTGGTCTGGCTGAGTTGGCGGCGTTGTTGCCCCCGGCTCACGATCTCGAAACGTTCGCCGTCTGGATTGGCATGGCGAGAGAAGCGGGCATTGAGGTTATTGATTCACAGCGCGAATTTGCTGAGCTTAGTGATGGGGAAGGTCGTCGCTGGCGATTTAATTTGCCCATTACCGGTCTGGAAAGTCAGGCATTAATGGATATTGATTGGGAGTAG
- a CDS encoding PerC family transcriptional regulator, whose amino-acid sequence MIKDSIAESLEARGLFRRAASRWVDVMQMCVDDNDREWIRMHRNRCLKKAKLPPARKEEFADLHKAARETQYRMGIAKPNGEVFRLPAKKKTTRC is encoded by the coding sequence ATGATAAAGGACAGTATCGCTGAATCTCTGGAAGCCCGAGGATTGTTTCGTCGGGCTGCTTCACGCTGGGTCGATGTGATGCAGATGTGCGTCGATGACAACGATCGCGAATGGATCAGGATGCACCGCAATAGGTGCCTGAAGAAAGCCAAACTGCCGCCAGCTCGTAAAGAGGAGTTTGCTGACCTTCACAAGGCGGCAAGAGAGACGCAGTATCGTATGGGGATTGCCAAGCCGAACGGCGAGGTGTTTCGCCTTCCTGCCAAAAAGAAAACCACGCGCTGCTAG
- a CDS encoding LuxR family transcriptional regulator, giving the protein MFLVTQDHYLFEGVRIFFPDIIQLHSVERSLFDSEAEEFSVLVDSRAPLCFYDYLIPYAAQVGKRICCIVLDMRHREEHLLSLKWFLNMSLTPTDMANLFSLFLDVKSKRLTREWLRNFYLNPQEHMTLTLLRAGMTMDQIAGVLNTSVKSLYRKRIELYERLGLANFNEACLFIFKNKLLECPAKKP; this is encoded by the coding sequence ATGTTTTTAGTTACTCAGGATCATTATCTCTTTGAAGGGGTGAGGATTTTTTTTCCTGATATCATCCAGTTACATTCTGTCGAACGTTCGCTGTTCGATAGCGAGGCAGAAGAATTTTCGGTACTGGTGGATAGTCGGGCACCGCTTTGTTTTTATGATTACCTTATTCCCTATGCCGCTCAAGTGGGAAAACGTATTTGCTGCATTGTGCTGGATATGCGCCACCGGGAAGAGCATCTGCTGAGCTTAAAGTGGTTCCTGAACATGTCGCTAACGCCGACGGATATGGCCAATTTATTTAGTCTGTTTCTTGACGTGAAGAGTAAGCGGCTGACTCGAGAGTGGCTACGGAATTTCTACCTGAATCCGCAGGAACATATGACGCTGACACTACTGAGAGCGGGAATGACGATGGACCAAATAGCCGGGGTGCTTAATACGTCGGTAAAAAGCCTGTATCGCAAACGCATTGAGCTTTATGAACGTCTGGGACTAGCGAACTTTAATGAGGCCTGCCTGTTTATCTTTAAAAATAAATTGCTGGAGTGTCCTGCAAAGAAGCCATAA
- the pgaA gene encoding poly-beta-1,6 N-acetyl-D-glucosamine export porin PgaA, protein MGRSPRFNKLFFYRRATLSLSISLLLLTPILAQGAESIYDQHVLQAREGNYAPFLDYLQQYQQQHALTPEQVADWLQIASWAGRDDEVIQVWQRYQVYMPLPARGTAAAAQAYRNQQQWPSALALWDRAISQQPENDDYHIGRIKTLADAKHDQQALSDAQRLVAREQSVAHLQTLSYVYLRQGKSWDQLLIDMRAQDLAPENRATLNDLIDSLSRNRVNSPALRWSKNSALTPAQRRGLEINAAAEWVRLADTASRGEKERFRLAQTALDRYDALFARWGQDPQAAQDLARARIDRLGALYARGYYSQVTEEYQSLTAAQQQVPDWAIGWVISSWLAQKNVEAALAIARQHPLYRPDPQDNQHELFYALLDSGQYQAARDYLDKVAKAAPYTRYTYGSPTPQPNDQWLSAQSLKVQYLVSTNALPEAQALSSRMAATAPGNQGLRIDYASLLQARGLPRAAEQELKAAEALEPSNIPLERQQAYVAMDLQEWRQMELLTDDVLARSPEDLSTQRLVRAREVHHMSELRLNSSQGIHSDNPVSGSHDFSWDAAIYGPPLADSWRLFAGNRFAKGNFDEGKGSSRQLFGGIEWRPRDAWAELEIANNNFAGDNKPGVRLSAWRSFNDRWQIGGEVERLSRQTPLRALRNGISANRGEGWVRWYQNERREYRFSAAASRFSDHNRRQEYTLSGKERLWQSPTITLDLEPGLSASANSHADTLYYSPKRDFSATAALVADHVMYQHYDTVWSQQIVAGGGAYWQKEYSTGAIAMLGYGQRIRWNNVIDTGVMLNWDKRPYDGKRESNLSIALDANLRF, encoded by the coding sequence ATGGGAAGATCACCTCGTTTCAATAAGTTATTCTTTTATCGTCGCGCGACACTTTCACTTTCAATTAGTTTATTGTTGTTAACGCCTATTCTGGCTCAAGGGGCTGAGTCGATATATGACCAGCACGTACTGCAAGCGCGTGAGGGTAATTACGCGCCTTTTCTCGATTATCTCCAGCAGTATCAACAACAACATGCCTTAACGCCTGAGCAGGTGGCCGACTGGCTACAAATTGCCTCGTGGGCCGGACGCGATGACGAAGTGATTCAGGTCTGGCAGCGTTACCAGGTCTACATGCCGCTGCCCGCGCGCGGTACCGCCGCGGCGGCACAGGCTTACCGTAATCAACAGCAGTGGCCATCCGCGCTGGCGCTATGGGATCGGGCAATCAGCCAGCAGCCGGAAAACGACGATTACCACATCGGGCGCATTAAAACGCTGGCCGACGCGAAACACGACCAACAGGCGCTGAGCGATGCCCAGCGCTTAGTCGCCAGAGAGCAAAGCGTCGCCCACCTGCAGACGCTCTCCTACGTCTATTTACGTCAGGGGAAAAGCTGGGACCAGTTGCTTATCGATATGCGCGCGCAGGATCTGGCGCCTGAAAATAGGGCGACGCTCAACGACCTCATCGATAGCCTGAGCCGCAACCGCGTAAATAGCCCAGCCCTGCGGTGGTCGAAAAACAGCGCCTTAACCCCTGCGCAACGCAGAGGCCTGGAAATCAACGCCGCCGCGGAGTGGGTTCGTCTGGCGGACACCGCCTCACGCGGGGAAAAAGAACGCTTCCGCCTGGCGCAAACCGCACTCGATCGCTACGACGCGCTGTTCGCCCGTTGGGGCCAGGATCCGCAGGCCGCGCAGGATCTTGCCCGTGCGCGCATTGACCGCCTCGGCGCCCTATACGCCCGCGGCTATTATTCGCAGGTGACGGAAGAATATCAGTCGCTAACCGCCGCGCAGCAGCAGGTTCCTGACTGGGCTATCGGCTGGGTTATCTCCTCCTGGCTTGCGCAAAAGAACGTCGAGGCCGCGCTGGCGATCGCCCGTCAACACCCGCTTTACCGCCCCGACCCGCAGGATAATCAGCACGAGCTGTTCTACGCCCTGCTGGACAGCGGCCAGTATCAAGCCGCCCGCGACTATCTCGACAAGGTAGCCAAAGCCGCGCCCTATACCCGCTACACGTATGGTTCCCCGACGCCACAGCCAAATGATCAGTGGCTGAGCGCACAGTCGCTCAAAGTGCAGTACCTGGTGAGCACCAACGCGCTGCCGGAGGCGCAAGCGCTCTCCAGCCGCATGGCGGCAACCGCGCCCGGCAATCAGGGGTTACGCATCGACTACGCCTCGCTCCTGCAGGCCCGCGGCCTGCCCCGCGCCGCTGAGCAAGAGCTCAAGGCAGCCGAGGCGCTGGAACCCTCAAATATTCCTCTCGAACGCCAACAGGCCTATGTAGCGATGGATCTTCAGGAGTGGCGGCAGATGGAGCTGTTAACCGACGACGTGCTGGCGCGCAGCCCTGAAGACCTGAGTACACAAAGGCTGGTTCGCGCCCGCGAGGTGCATCATATGTCTGAATTGCGTCTCAACAGTAGCCAGGGGATCCATTCGGATAACCCGGTCAGCGGCAGCCATGATTTTAGCTGGGATGCGGCGATTTACGGCCCGCCTCTGGCGGATAGCTGGCGACTGTTCGCCGGTAATCGTTTCGCCAAGGGGAATTTTGATGAGGGCAAAGGCTCCAGTCGCCAGCTGTTTGGCGGTATCGAGTGGCGCCCGCGCGACGCCTGGGCCGAACTGGAAATCGCCAACAATAACTTTGCCGGCGACAACAAACCCGGCGTCCGGCTTTCCGCCTGGCGAAGCTTCAATGACCGCTGGCAGATTGGTGGCGAGGTCGAACGCCTGTCGCGGCAGACGCCATTGCGCGCCCTGCGTAACGGGATCAGCGCCAACCGTGGCGAAGGCTGGGTACGCTGGTATCAGAACGAGCGCCGCGAATATCGCTTTAGCGCCGCCGCCAGCCGCTTTTCCGACCACAACCGTCGTCAGGAATACACGCTGTCCGGCAAAGAACGGCTTTGGCAGTCGCCGACCATCACCCTCGACCTCGAACCCGGGCTCTCCGCCAGCGCTAACAGCCACGCGGATACGCTGTACTACAGCCCAAAACGCGACTTCTCCGCTACCGCGGCGCTGGTCGCCGACCACGTGATGTACCAGCACTACGATACCGTCTGGAGCCAGCAGATCGTCGCAGGCGGCGGCGCCTACTGGCAAAAAGAGTATTCGACCGGCGCGATCGCCATGCTCGGCTACGGCCAACGTATCCGCTGGAACAACGTGATCGATACCGGCGTGATGCTCAACTGGGACAAACGCCCCTATGACGGCAAGCGCGAAAGCAATCTCTCCATTGCGCTTGATGCGAATTTACGGTTTTAA
- the pgaB gene encoding poly-beta-1,6-N-acetyl-D-glucosamine N-deacetylase PgaB, with protein sequence MFNKSIRISLMVIGWLLMTCAVRAETVPFLPPDARPQLEANRPWPQNKFLVLAYHDVEDEVADQRYLAVRTSALNDQIGWLLHNGYKAISVQNILDAHAGLITLPPKAFLLSFDDGYSSFYSRVWPLLKAWNVPALWAPVGSWVDTPGQQKVDFGGLMTPRDRFATWRMVRELSQSPLVEIGAHTWASHYGIQANPQGSREPAIANRFYDSATGRYESDRQFSQRIDTDVRKVSDKITEVTGKAPRAWVWPYGAANGTSLAIAKKRGYQLAFTLGDGLGDVRDLDNIPRLLISGNPSIKAFSNAVTQIQEREPVRVMHVDLDYVYDRDPAQQTKNIDKLIQRVYDMKITHVFLQAFSDPLGDGTVKALYFPNRRLPVRADLFNFVAWQLQTRGGAKVYAWMPVLAFDLDSSLPRVQRWDPQTHTLHQAARPYVRLSPWNAQVRDQIRDIYQDLARYATFDGVLFHDDAVLTDYEDASTDAMAAWRATGHQDDIAQIRSNPETLHSWTRFKSQALIDFTRTLSQSVKAIRGPQVSTARNIFALPILQPESEAWFAQNLDDFLAAYDWTVPMAMPLMESVPAAESSAWLARLVRAVNARPGALKRTIFELQAKDWNRPQQNAIADQQLVEWMRALQLNGVNNYGYYPDDFINNQPDISKIRPLFSSYWYPNND encoded by the coding sequence ATGTTCAACAAAAGTATCCGCATCAGCCTGATGGTTATCGGCTGGCTCCTGATGACCTGCGCAGTCCGCGCAGAGACGGTTCCTTTTCTGCCGCCGGATGCGCGGCCGCAGCTGGAGGCGAATCGCCCCTGGCCGCAGAATAAATTTCTGGTGCTGGCCTACCACGATGTTGAAGACGAGGTCGCCGATCAGCGCTATCTGGCGGTACGCACCAGCGCGCTCAACGATCAGATCGGCTGGCTGCTGCACAACGGCTATAAGGCCATCAGCGTACAAAACATTCTTGATGCCCACGCGGGGCTGATCACCCTGCCGCCGAAAGCGTTTCTACTGAGTTTCGACGATGGCTACAGCAGTTTTTACTCCCGCGTCTGGCCGTTGCTAAAAGCCTGGAACGTACCGGCGCTGTGGGCGCCGGTCGGTAGCTGGGTCGACACGCCGGGCCAGCAAAAAGTCGATTTCGGCGGCCTGATGACCCCACGCGACCGCTTTGCCACCTGGCGGATGGTACGCGAACTCAGCCAATCGCCGCTGGTCGAAATCGGCGCCCATACCTGGGCTTCGCACTACGGTATTCAGGCTAACCCGCAGGGTAGTCGCGAACCGGCGATCGCCAACCGTTTTTACGATTCCGCCACCGGGCGCTACGAAAGCGATCGGCAGTTTAGCCAACGCATCGATACTGACGTACGCAAGGTGAGCGACAAAATCACCGAGGTCACCGGCAAAGCGCCGCGCGCCTGGGTGTGGCCCTACGGCGCGGCCAATGGCACGTCGCTCGCCATCGCCAAAAAACGCGGCTATCAGTTGGCATTTACCCTCGGTGACGGCCTGGGCGACGTCCGCGATCTGGATAATATTCCGCGCTTATTGATCTCCGGCAATCCGTCGATCAAAGCATTTTCCAATGCGGTGACGCAGATCCAGGAGCGCGAACCGGTACGAGTGATGCACGTCGATCTTGATTACGTCTACGATCGAGATCCCGCTCAGCAGACGAAGAACATCGATAAGCTGATTCAGCGCGTCTACGACATGAAAATCACTCACGTCTTCCTGCAGGCCTTCTCCGACCCGCTCGGCGACGGCACGGTAAAAGCGCTGTACTTCCCCAACCGCCGCCTGCCGGTCCGCGCCGATCTGTTCAACTTTGTCGCCTGGCAGTTGCAGACCCGCGGCGGCGCCAAAGTGTATGCCTGGATGCCGGTACTAGCGTTCGATCTGGACAGCTCGCTGCCGCGCGTACAGCGCTGGGATCCGCAAACCCATACGCTGCATCAGGCCGCTCGCCCTTATGTGCGACTGTCACCGTGGAATGCTCAGGTACGCGATCAAATCCGTGATATCTACCAGGACCTGGCCCGCTACGCCACCTTTGACGGCGTACTGTTCCACGACGACGCGGTACTGACGGATTACGAGGATGCCAGCACGGATGCCATGGCCGCCTGGCGGGCGACGGGCCATCAGGACGATATCGCGCAGATTCGCTCGAATCCCGAGACGCTGCATAGCTGGACGCGCTTTAAAAGCCAGGCGCTGATCGACTTCACCCGCACGCTTAGCCAGAGCGTGAAGGCGATACGCGGCCCGCAGGTAAGCACGGCGCGCAATATCTTCGCCCTGCCGATTCTGCAACCGGAAAGCGAGGCCTGGTTCGCACAAAATCTGGATGATTTTCTGGCGGCCTACGACTGGACGGTGCCGATGGCGATGCCGCTGATGGAGTCAGTCCCGGCGGCGGAAAGCAGCGCCTGGCTGGCTCGCCTGGTACGCGCGGTCAACGCCAGACCGGGGGCGCTCAAACGCACCATTTTTGAGCTACAGGCCAAGGACTGGAACCGTCCGCAACAAAACGCCATCGCCGACCAGCAGTTGGTGGAATGGATGCGCGCGCTGCAGCTCAACGGCGTTAACAACTACGGCTATTACCCTGACGATTTTATTAATAATCAGCCTGATATATCGAAAATCAGGCCTTTGTTCTCATCGTACTGGTACCCCAACAATGACTGA
- the pgaC gene encoding poly-beta-1,6-N-acetyl-D-glucosamine synthase, whose amino-acid sequence MTDRIIAFSILCLVFGLPLGVAAVFTGELILDFVFFWPLFMSVLWITGGLYFWFQLERHWPWSKETPPPELAGNPLISILIPCFNEEKNARETIEAALAQRYRNIEVIAINDGSSDNTAAVLNQLAEEYALLRVIHLAENQGKAVALKAGAAAARGDLLVCIDGDALLDRDTAAYLVAPLIQYPHVGAVTGNPRIRTRSTLIGRIQVGEFSSIIGLIKRTQRIYGRVFTVSGVIAAFRRQALADVGYWSPDMITEDIDISWKLQLRHWAIFFEPRALCWILMPETLKGLWKQRLRWAQGGAEVFLVNLRRLFRWEHHRMWPLFLEYALSTLWAFAYAVTIFLFIASYFAPLPENLAVRSLFPPEFTGLLLGVMCLLQFIASLYIERRYERGVAGSLFWVIWFPMVYWMIGLLTTIVAFPKVMLKRKRARARWVSPDRGKGRMS is encoded by the coding sequence ATGACTGATCGCATTATCGCATTTTCGATTCTATGCCTGGTTTTCGGGCTACCGCTGGGCGTGGCCGCCGTTTTTACCGGGGAGCTGATACTGGATTTCGTCTTCTTCTGGCCACTGTTTATGTCGGTACTGTGGATCACCGGCGGGCTCTACTTCTGGTTCCAGTTGGAACGCCACTGGCCGTGGAGCAAAGAGACGCCGCCGCCGGAGCTTGCGGGCAACCCGCTGATCTCTATCCTCATTCCCTGTTTTAACGAGGAGAAAAATGCCCGCGAGACGATTGAAGCCGCGCTGGCGCAGCGCTATCGCAATATCGAGGTCATCGCCATCAACGACGGTTCTTCTGATAACACCGCCGCAGTGCTCAACCAACTGGCGGAAGAATATGCCCTGCTGCGGGTCATTCATCTGGCGGAAAATCAGGGGAAAGCGGTGGCGCTGAAGGCTGGCGCCGCCGCCGCGCGCGGCGATTTACTGGTCTGTATCGATGGCGATGCCCTGCTCGATCGCGATACCGCGGCCTATCTGGTCGCGCCGCTGATTCAGTATCCCCACGTCGGCGCGGTTACCGGCAACCCGCGAATCCGCACCCGTTCGACGCTGATCGGCCGCATTCAGGTCGGCGAATTCTCGTCGATTATCGGGCTGATTAAGCGCACTCAGCGCATTTATGGCCGGGTATTTACCGTTTCCGGGGTTATCGCCGCCTTTCGCCGCCAGGCGCTGGCGGACGTTGGCTACTGGAGCCCGGATATGATCACTGAAGACATCGATATCAGTTGGAAGCTCCAGCTGCGCCACTGGGCGATTTTCTTTGAGCCGCGGGCGCTGTGCTGGATCCTGATGCCGGAGACGCTGAAAGGGCTGTGGAAGCAGCGGCTGCGTTGGGCGCAGGGCGGCGCCGAAGTTTTCCTGGTCAACCTGCGCCGTTTGTTCCGTTGGGAGCATCACCGGATGTGGCCGCTGTTCCTTGAATATGCGCTCTCCACCCTGTGGGCCTTCGCCTATGCGGTCACCATTTTTCTATTCATCGCCAGCTATTTTGCGCCGCTGCCGGAGAATCTGGCCGTCCGCAGTCTGTTTCCACCGGAGTTTACCGGGCTACTGCTGGGCGTCATGTGCCTGTTGCAGTTTATCGCCAGCCTGTACATCGAGCGGCGCTATGAACGCGGCGTCGCCGGGTCGCTGTTCTGGGTTATCTGGTTTCCAATGGTGTACTGGATGATTGGTCTGCTGACCACCATCGTCGCCTTCCCCAAAGTGATGTTGAAACGTAAACGCGCCAGGGCTCGCTGGGTCAGCCCGGACAGAGGAAAAGGGAGAATGTCATGA
- the pgaD gene encoding poly-beta-1,6-N-acetyl-D-glucosamine biosynthesis protein PgaD, with product MNEQTLILTEHRMLPRIFDGILTAIAWGGFIFFLYANLLMQFTDRSNDSWDVVMASFNTVLVYLLVAALNGWLLILWYQYNLRRYNARRHGSMASLRHEDLAESFNIAPQIISEMSQYNLLTVYHDHIGRIIELKPNPDTEDER from the coding sequence ATGAACGAACAAACCCTGATATTAACCGAGCATCGTATGCTGCCGCGGATCTTTGACGGCATCCTGACCGCCATCGCATGGGGGGGATTTATCTTTTTCCTCTATGCCAATCTGCTGATGCAGTTTACCGATCGCAGCAACGACAGCTGGGATGTGGTAATGGCGTCGTTTAATACCGTGCTGGTCTATTTACTGGTGGCGGCGCTGAACGGCTGGCTGTTGATTTTGTGGTATCAGTACAACCTGCGCCGCTATAACGCCCGGCGGCACGGTAGTATGGCCTCGCTACGTCATGAGGATCTGGCGGAGAGCTTTAATATCGCGCCGCAAATCATTTCCGAGATGAGCCAATATAACCTGCTGACGGTTTACCATGACCATATCGGCAGAATTATTGAGTTGAAACCCAACCCGGACACGGAAGACGAACGCTGA
- a CDS encoding DsbA family protein, which yields MSGFKNVLILALAGASLLPSLASAADAPAATFTPEQEARIGKIAADYLVAHPEVLLQASQKLQQIQAEQQASAATQAVLKNADKLTQDKATPTYGPANGKVTVIEFFDYQCIYCSRLAPVMEQVIKDHPQTRFAFKEWPIFGSRWETSLDAAKTGLQIYQQKGADAYLTYHNGIYATGHNEGKLTAADIQQQAKKVSFDAKKAADVEPALENINQLAQEIGLSGTPGVIVMPTTGATEATITVFPGLADKDSLDAAIKKAGGQ from the coding sequence ATGTCTGGCTTCAAGAATGTACTGATTCTCGCCCTGGCGGGCGCTTCTCTGCTGCCGTCGCTGGCCAGCGCCGCTGATGCGCCGGCCGCAACCTTTACGCCGGAGCAGGAAGCGCGCATCGGCAAAATCGCCGCTGACTACTTAGTCGCTCACCCGGAGGTGCTGCTGCAGGCCAGTCAAAAGCTGCAGCAAATTCAGGCCGAACAGCAGGCCAGCGCCGCGACGCAGGCGGTACTGAAGAACGCCGACAAGCTGACGCAGGATAAGGCCACCCCAACCTACGGCCCGGCGAACGGTAAAGTCACCGTCATCGAGTTCTTCGATTATCAGTGCATCTACTGCAGCCGCCTGGCGCCGGTAATGGAACAGGTTATCAAAGACCATCCGCAAACCCGTTTCGCCTTCAAAGAGTGGCCGATTTTCGGCAGCCGTTGGGAAACGTCGCTGGATGCGGCAAAAACCGGTTTGCAGATTTATCAACAGAAAGGGGCGGATGCCTACCTGACCTATCACAACGGCATTTACGCCACCGGGCATAACGAAGGTAAGCTGACGGCGGCGGATATTCAGCAGCAGGCGAAGAAGGTGAGCTTCGATGCCAAAAAAGCGGCTGACGTCGAACCGGCTCTGGAAAATATCAACCAGCTGGCGCAGGAGATTGGCTTAAGCGGTACGCCGGGCGTGATCGTGATGCCAACCACCGGCGCGACCGAAGCGACCATTACCGTCTTCCCGGGACTGGCCGATAAGGACTCGCTGGATGCGGCGATTAAGAAAGCTGGCGGCCAGTAA